The following DNA comes from Methanobrevibacter ruminantium.
AAACCTTCAATTAAACCCCTTTAAGATAATTGATGTTCCAATTCCAAGACATTAATAATCATTATACGTTCCTATAGAATCATTCAAATCTCATCTAAGGACAACTGTAACCAACCTTTTTATTTTAATAATAGTAACTATTATTACAATTGATATTTTGTAAAAATTACTATATTAAGTTTTTTATTTTGATTATAAATGCTTAATTGAGTTAAGAATTAATTTTAAGAGTTTTCAAAAAAGCACTTATAAAAAACGTGTTTAATATGCAGGAAGAACAATTCTGCTTTGTTCTTCCTGCATATTTACATTTAATGAGGAAATTATGAATAAAAAGAAATTTGTACAATTGGATTCAATTGTACTTACTATTATTTATGTTAGACTCATTTATAAAGATTTTCGAGTGCAAGCACTTGCTTACATAGAAAAATAAGGTGTTTGAGGGCTGTAAATTAGTTTGTAATATGTAGAATAATTTTGATAGATATATGATAGATACTTGATAGAAAATTAATGTTAAAATTATTTAAATAAAATCTTATCAATTGATTTGCTTAAAATATTATAATTTACAATATAATCAATTCCCACTGAAGCTTCTTTTAAGGCTTTTTCCATCTTTCTCCAACCTTTTCCATCAGTGACCCACACAAATATCAAATGAGAATCATTAATTTGATTTTGTAAATCAACATAAGCATTTGCAACTTCAATAGGTTTACTGCCAGACCCATTATAAAAATTACACTCAAATAAATATTTAGGGATATTTTTATGGTAAATTACATAATCCCAACGTTTAGTTCTTTGAAATCTAATAGTTTCTTCTTTTGCTATGCGATATTCTGGATGATTTTTTATTTTTTTAGCAAGTAATTCACCGACAATGTCTTCAAAAACATGCCCACTTCTATTTTTTCGGCCATTTGTATCTAATCCAACTTCAGTTCCAACAAGATAAGAATATAAATCATCAATTTTAGAAAATAAATCTAATAATCCGGATTTTTTACAAAAATCTACAACCTCATCAACATCAAATTGTTCATTAGAGAAATCAACAACTTTAAACTCATTTTCTTCAATATCCAAAACATCTACTCTTTTATCACGAATAGCTAAAATTGTTGGTAACACCTTTAAAACATTAGGATATTTCCTTAAGATTTCTCTAAAATGAGGCTCAACTTTAGTTAATTCAACCTTATTTAGACTATTTAAAATACTAATTTCAATAATATAATCTTCTAAATTATTAAAAACTTTTTTCCAATTGACAAAGAATTCATAAGTATGATTAGTTTCTAATAAAGTACCAAAAAAATCTTGATTATAATCATCTAATGATTCGTAACCTAATGATGCATATTTAACCATGTTTAAAGATCTTGATTAAATGATATATAAGTTTATATAAAAAATTAATAATTTCTAACTAAAATCTCAGTAATGGCTCCTCTTTTAGAAGCATTGGAATTAATAGATCTTTTAGCATAAACTCTATCTATAGTATAACCTGCATAAATATCATCAAAGAAATTATCATTTTCATCTACATTTTTAGGGTCGGAATTACTTAAAATAGCTTTTGCTCCTTTATTTGAAATTCTTTTATAATATTCTCCTAATTCCCTTTGACTATCATCATTAAAATCATTACCTGCATAGGTATTGAAATTAGAAGTGTCGCTAATTGGCCTATAAGGAGGATCCAAGTAAACAAGGGATTTATCATCAATTAAATCCTCTGAGTCTAAAAAGCTGCCACAAACTATAGTAGTATGCTGAAGAGCTTGAGATACATTACGAATATTCTCTTCATCACATATCAATGGCTTTTTATATCTTCCATGAGGAACATTAAATTCCATATTTCGATTTAATCTAAATAAACCATTGAAACATGTTTTATTCATAAAAATAGTATATGCTGCCCTCTGAATGTAATCGTCATTATAATTTTTAAAATCAAAATCAGGAATAGCATCATTGAATTTTTGCCTAATATCTAAATACATTTCTTTTCTTTCATCTTGGCTTTTAGGAATATATTCCTCAGAAAGACTTTTAAGCTCTTCAATTAATTCATTAGGATTATTTTTAATAGCATCATAAGTTAAAATAAGTTCCCTATTGATATCATAAATATAAGCTTCGCTAATCTGATAGTTAGACATTAAATAGAAAAATAATGCACCTCCTCCAACAAAAGGTTCAAAATATTTTTCTATTTTCCTTGATGATTTAATTTCATCAGGAAACTTAGATTCAATGGTTTCAATTAATTGTTTTTTTCCTCCAGCCCACTTTAAAAAAGGTTTTGCTTCAAAGACTGGATTGTTAGAAAGGTCATACTGCATGATAAAAATTCCGAAGTTTGATTATATTATTATTTGTAAATTTAGATATTTAAATAGAATGAGAGCATCTGGTAATTAATGACGATTGAAATAATAAAAAAAAAGAAAGCTAAAAAATCAATAAGGTATCATGGAGCAATAGCTCTTTATAATCTTTATTTCAGCTCCATGATACATGTTTTTAGCTTATATCATTATAACAAA
Coding sequences within:
- a CDS encoding DNA adenine methylase, whose amino-acid sequence is MQYDLSNNPVFEAKPFLKWAGGKKQLIETIESKFPDEIKSSRKIEKYFEPFVGGGALFFYLMSNYQISEAYIYDINRELILTYDAIKNNPNELIEELKSLSEEYIPKSQDERKEMYLDIRQKFNDAIPDFDFKNYNDDYIQRAAYTIFMNKTCFNGLFRLNRNMEFNVPHGRYKKPLICDEENIRNVSQALQHTTIVCGSFLDSEDLIDDKSLVYLDPPYRPISDTSNFNTYAGNDFNDDSQRELGEYYKRISNKGAKAILSNSDPKNVDENDNFFDDIYAGYTIDRVYAKRSINSNASKRGAITEILVRNY
- a CDS encoding type II restriction endonuclease, which translates into the protein MVKYASLGYESLDDYNQDFFGTLLETNHTYEFFVNWKKVFNNLEDYIIEISILNSLNKVELTKVEPHFREILRKYPNVLKVLPTILAIRDKRVDVLDIEENEFKVVDFSNEQFDVDEVVDFCKKSGLLDLFSKIDDLYSYLVGTEVGLDTNGRKNRSGHVFEDIVGELLAKKIKNHPEYRIAKEETIRFQRTKRWDYVIYHKNIPKYLFECNFYNGSGSKPIEVANAYVDLQNQINDSHLIFVWVTDGKGWRKMEKALKEASVGIDYIVNYNILSKSIDKILFK